The following are encoded together in the Bacillus cereus group sp. RP43 genome:
- the lgt gene encoding prolipoprotein diacylglyceryl transferase, with product MLLGSVPQLDRIAVQLGPFPVYWYGVIIGTGVLLGLWLATREGERLGIHKDTFIDLVLIAVPIAILFARMYYVIFEWEYYSQNPSQIINIRQGGLAIHGGLIGAVITGILFAKRRGLSFWKLADIAAPSILLGQAIGRWGNFMNQEAHGDEVTRQFLEGLHLPDFIINQMYIDGVYYHPTFLYESLWNFAGVILLLALRKVNLRRGELFFTYLIWYSVGRFFVEGLRTDSLMLGPLRIAQVMSIGIVVISIIFIIVRRKMGQADKRYLEN from the coding sequence ATGCTGTTAGGTTCTGTACCACAGCTTGACCGTATAGCAGTCCAACTTGGACCGTTCCCTGTTTATTGGTATGGGGTTATTATCGGTACAGGTGTGCTATTAGGTCTTTGGCTAGCAACTCGCGAGGGAGAAAGGCTTGGTATTCACAAAGATACATTTATCGATCTTGTATTAATTGCAGTACCAATTGCGATTCTTTTTGCGAGAATGTATTATGTCATTTTTGAATGGGAATATTATTCGCAAAATCCGAGTCAAATTATTAATATTCGTCAAGGTGGTTTGGCGATTCATGGTGGTTTAATCGGAGCTGTTATTACAGGAATTCTTTTTGCAAAACGACGCGGGCTTTCATTTTGGAAGTTAGCGGATATTGCTGCGCCGAGTATTTTACTAGGACAAGCAATTGGCCGATGGGGAAACTTTATGAACCAAGAGGCGCATGGTGATGAAGTGACGAGACAGTTTTTAGAAGGTCTTCATTTACCGGATTTCATTATTAATCAAATGTACATTGATGGTGTGTATTATCACCCAACGTTTTTATATGAATCATTATGGAACTTTGCAGGTGTTATTTTACTACTCGCGTTACGAAAAGTGAATTTACGCCGTGGTGAATTATTCTTCACATATTTAATTTGGTATTCAGTGGGACGCTTCTTCGTAGAAGGTTTGCGTACAGATAGTTTAATGTTAGGACCACTTCGTATTGCACAAGTAATGTCTATTGGAATTGTTGTTATTTCTATCATTTTCATTATTGTGAGACGAAAAATGGGGCAAGCTGATAAAAGATATTTAGAAAATTAG
- the ppaX gene encoding pyrophosphatase PpaX: protein MKINTVLFDLDGTLINTNELIISSFLHTLNHYYSNQYKREDVLPFIGPSLHDTFSKIDASKVEEMITCYRQFNHEHHDELVEEYETVYETVEELKKQGYKIGIVTTKARQTVEMGLKLSKLDQFFDVVVTIDDVEHVKPHPEPLQKALELLDAKPEETLMVGDNHHDIVGGQNAGTKTVAVSWTLKGRAYLEAYKPDYVLDKMSDLLPILSRING, encoded by the coding sequence ATGAAAATAAATACAGTGTTATTTGATTTAGATGGAACGTTAATTAATACAAATGAACTTATTATCTCTTCTTTTTTACATACGTTAAATCACTATTATTCTAATCAGTATAAGCGTGAAGATGTTTTGCCATTTATCGGCCCATCTTTGCATGACACTTTTAGTAAGATTGATGCAAGCAAGGTTGAAGAGATGATTACATGTTATCGTCAATTTAATCATGAGCATCATGATGAATTAGTGGAGGAATATGAAACTGTATATGAAACGGTTGAAGAATTGAAGAAGCAAGGTTATAAGATTGGCATCGTTACAACGAAAGCGAGACAGACGGTTGAAATGGGATTAAAGCTTTCGAAACTTGATCAGTTTTTTGATGTTGTCGTGACGATTGATGATGTGGAACATGTGAAACCACATCCGGAACCACTTCAAAAAGCGCTCGAATTATTAGATGCAAAGCCAGAAGAAACATTGATGGTTGGTGATAATCACCATGATATCGTCGGTGGACAAAATGCAGGTACGAAAACAGTAGCGGTTTCATGGACATTGAAAGGTAGAGCGTATTTAGAAGCGTATAAACCAGATTATGTGCTAGATAAAATGAGTGATTTACTACCGATTTTGTCCCGCATTAA